Proteins co-encoded in one Zalophus californianus isolate mZalCal1 chromosome 9, mZalCal1.pri.v2, whole genome shotgun sequence genomic window:
- the NFYB gene encoding nuclear transcription factor Y subunit beta isoform X2 yields the protein MDGDSATTDASQLGISADYIGGSHYVIQPHDDTEDSMNDHEDTNGSKESFREQDIYLPIANVARIMKNAIPQTGKIAKDAKECVQECVSEFISFITSEASERCHQEKRKTINGEDILFAMSTLGFDSYVEPLKLYLQKFREAMKGEKGIGGTVTATDGLSEELTEEAFTNQLPAGLITADGQQQNVMVYTTSYQQISGVQQIQFS from the exons ATGGATGGCGACAGTGCTACGACAGACGCTTCTCAACTAGGCATCTCTGCAGACTACATCGGAGGGAGCCACTATGTGATACAGCCTCACGATG atacTGAAGACAGCATGAATGATCATGAAGACACAAATGGCTCAAAAGAAAGTTTCAGAGAACAAGATATCTATCTTCCAATTGCAAATGTAGCAAGGATAATGAAAAATGCCATACCTCAAACGGGAAAG attGCAAAAGATGCCAAAGAATGTGTTCAAGAATGTGTAAGTGAGTTCATCAGCTTTATAACATCTGAAGCAAGTGAAAGATGCCATCAAGAGAAACGGAAGACAATCAACGGAGAAGATATTCTCTTTGCCATGTCGACTTTAGGCTTTGACAGTTACGTAGAACCTCTAAAATTATACCTTCAGAAATTCAGAGAG GctatgaaaggagagaaaggaattgGTGGAACAGTCACAGCTACAGACGGACTAAGTGAAGAACTTACAGAGGAGGCATTTA CTAACCAGTTACCAGCTGGCTTAATAACTGCAGATGGTCAACAACAAAATGTTATGGTTTATACAACGTCTTATCAACAG ATTTCTGGTGTTCAACAAATTCAGTTTTCATGA
- the NFYB gene encoding nuclear transcription factor Y subunit beta isoform X1 has protein sequence MTMDGDSATTDASQLGISADYIGGSHYVIQPHDDTEDSMNDHEDTNGSKESFREQDIYLPIANVARIMKNAIPQTGKIAKDAKECVQECVSEFISFITSEASERCHQEKRKTINGEDILFAMSTLGFDSYVEPLKLYLQKFREAMKGEKGIGGTVTATDGLSEELTEEAFTNQLPAGLITADGQQQNVMVYTTSYQQISGVQQIQFS, from the exons ATGACA ATGGATGGCGACAGTGCTACGACAGACGCTTCTCAACTAGGCATCTCTGCAGACTACATCGGAGGGAGCCACTATGTGATACAGCCTCACGATG atacTGAAGACAGCATGAATGATCATGAAGACACAAATGGCTCAAAAGAAAGTTTCAGAGAACAAGATATCTATCTTCCAATTGCAAATGTAGCAAGGATAATGAAAAATGCCATACCTCAAACGGGAAAG attGCAAAAGATGCCAAAGAATGTGTTCAAGAATGTGTAAGTGAGTTCATCAGCTTTATAACATCTGAAGCAAGTGAAAGATGCCATCAAGAGAAACGGAAGACAATCAACGGAGAAGATATTCTCTTTGCCATGTCGACTTTAGGCTTTGACAGTTACGTAGAACCTCTAAAATTATACCTTCAGAAATTCAGAGAG GctatgaaaggagagaaaggaattgGTGGAACAGTCACAGCTACAGACGGACTAAGTGAAGAACTTACAGAGGAGGCATTTA CTAACCAGTTACCAGCTGGCTTAATAACTGCAGATGGTCAACAACAAAATGTTATGGTTTATACAACGTCTTATCAACAG ATTTCTGGTGTTCAACAAATTCAGTTTTCATGA